One Antedon mediterranea chromosome 1, ecAntMedi1.1, whole genome shotgun sequence genomic window, CAGATTGAAATCAACTTaaagttgaattaaaaaaaataataaaacaatcatgACATACATGAGCAAACAGTGCAGTGATATTGTATTCTATCTTACATACAAactatctattatttttattataacttCAATTTCATCTCTTAGTTTTGTATTAATTCGTAAATCTCAAAGAAGGCCAATTGGTGTATAATATGCACAAGATTTGCCTTCACATACAttgaatgtttatatatatatacattgtatattgTTGATGTTATCATAAGTATGAACTTACAGAATCGCAAAGTTGCCGTTGGTATAGTATGAATAGGGATGATAGTGGGTTGTACAGTTCATCAGCAAATACAGCTAAAGATCCGTTTATCGCAGTAATCAAAATACTGACACCAAACGTTGTTGCTGAAAAAAGtgaatgttataataatattactttatgTTCTCCCTTTGCACACATACACAACGCCGGTGTTGACTCCCCCAGTGTGTGTACATATATGAAAGAGGTATATATAACGGTTTACATGGAaattataatgaatattcatgtttacttgTTCTAAGACCTGTTGATAACTCGATTGTTGAGTTGACTGTAATTTCCGCAGACGATATTGTTGACGTATCTGACTGTATGTTGGTTTGATCTATTTCAGTAGTACGTGGTTTAACCGTAGTTTGTACCGATGCTGTTCCAGTTGTCGTCATTGCTAATGGTGTAGTATCACGTGCTTCCCTTGTAGGTAAGTTTGTGACAGATGTGGTACTTTTCTCTGCTGTGACTACCGTTGTTGTTATTGGTTgtactgtaaattaaattagtataaattaataacataatattaataatggttttgtcttttaatgtttaaatatcaagTGCATTTTTATTATGCTAATATCGAAATTAATagtgaaatgaaataaaaattgacaCCGATTATGGTTGATAgatatagtagtagtagtagtcaaGTTTTCCTTGGTATACACACTAATCAATATTCATGTTTGAATAGAGTGAAGACTTTGAAAGAGGAATATCTAGTGATACGGTAAACCACCTTGAATGGACACATTAGGAACCAGGCTTACTTTCTTCCACAGTTATTGATGTAGTATCGATAGTGAAATTAGTTCCTGGTAGAGTTTTGTTCTCCGTCGCTTCTGTGAGCACTGACTTCAATTCCTCTACGTTGGTTGTGTTAGGTGGGAATTCCAATACCACAACCGCCATTATACTGCCAGGTAAGAATTTTGAAACTGTACAAGTTGGTTTATTGTTTTCATAAATATTTGTTACCTGTAAACATTAAAATGAACACAAATTTATTCCAGTGTTGGACGTATACTATATATGCagttataaaaacatttttgttaatgtaattGTGGTACGTCAGTAATGCAGGGAAAAATGAGTATTGCTGCTTTGAGTGGTattcaacaatattttgtttcagATATTTTATGTCGTAACGCAAGGACGAACTGTAAACGCGCCGCAAGTAATTTTGATCTGAAAGTaacaatgaaataataataaagaactTTACTTACAGATTCACATATATCTTTCTCATACTCAATGTACAAGTCTGACGAGCTGTCATCTAAGTCGTCAACAAATTGTGCTTCATCATTTCCAACATTTGTAATGCGGATGCTCACATCAAAAGTTGCAGCtacaatgaatatatttttaaatgttgttactTTGTTCTAACCCtataattaaaatactattCTAACTATTCTAATTTATATGAAAGCCTTTACCCACTCCCAAATGCGTTTGTGATTAAATAGGTACACATTTCACGTAAAATAGTATGTCATGGATAATATGCCTAAAAATGAGGGTACTTTCTTTCCTTCATATGAGATATCTTTTGTAAAATAACAATATCTCTATTGTTCCTACCCTTCGGCTGAGAAAAATGTTTGCATGCTGGGACATTTGAGATCCAATCGCAGTAACCTAGCTCTTGGTTGAAGGCAAATCCTTCGCTACAAGCTAGCTGTGTTTGAACCAAAAAACAAGAATAATACCGCGTACAATCTGCTGGATCTCTGTAGTAATTTAGCCCCACTGGTTTATCCCTACATGTAAACGTTGCGTCAGGATTTGACACGCACTGAACATTGGCTGGCCAATCACAACTGCGTATTTGCTCATTGAAGTACTGCGTGGAACTACAAGATAACTCCAACATATCGGTTTGGCACTGAAAGTAGTACATACAATCTGTAGGGTCCGCGTAATACCCCGTTGGATAGTCCCAGCAAGAAAAGCCATCGAAGCCTGCAAAAGAAGTAATTCAAACCATTTCTTTGGCATTTTTGTTATATAGTTCATTATAAAGTATTCGTATATATATTTGTAGAGTAGGCCCTACGACCTAATTACCTAGACTTAATGCAtagtgtcttttattttataaaagatAACTATAATAGCACATCGATTAATGTCAAactcaactttttaaaataagttttatGAATTGCAATACTGACCTTCGTCCGTGTGTCCATCTTCATTAATAGTTGTTGTTGCAGTTTCTTCTGTAATTTCTGGTACTATAGGATCTTCTGTTGGGTttgtaatgacgtcattttcTAAATTAGTTTTGATAGCATTTAATAATGGATATTCTCCTTCGTTGCAGTGACTGTTGCTAAAGTCATCTAAATCAATTGCCCAAACTATCACACCACCGTATCTGTTTTCTTTTATCCAATCCATCTGTAATATAAAAGTATACGTTTTTAatagaattgtaaatttgtaataCAATGTTTTCGTCTGATAAGAATGAAGAATAATTTTAGTTCATGTACATCGACTGATTACCTTATTTGTTATACTTTGTATATCATCATATCCAACCCATTGATTACCATTGTAAGCATATGGTGATTGTAATACATCATCGAGTACAGAAGTTCCACCATTTTGTAAAAGATCACATATCTGTAGAATGTTTAATAGGTTTAATCAATATTACTCTACGTTACTGTAcacaaatatataaatccaatgACACTCATTAAATAGAAAGCTTTGATTATAATTAAACTATGTTTTCCCCTTTTAAGAATGGACTAACTTGTCTAATTTTCTCCCAAGTCCCTATTCTCCGGCACAAGTGAAAATACTTACTTCATAGTAAGCCATAAATCCTGCCTCTCCAGTGTAAGTCCCTGGAGTACCTCCTCCATTAGTCGGTGCTCCAAGTCCTGTAGCTGAAGTTGATAATGTAAAAGAACGTCCATATGTACCAATACCAATCATTAACTTGTTGCCTGGAACTCCTCCATCTGACCACATTGTCGCTGCGTAAGACTAAATTAATttggtaataattatatttatttaccatTACAATCTTTCTTTGTTCTTAATTTATTATCTTGTGATGATATATTCTAAAACTTACAACTGTCGTCGTTTGGTCCTGGCCTGGTGGAGCGAATAAGGCGCTATGATGACCAGTTTGTGATTCCCACGATCCATGTAAATCATACGACATGATTCCTATCCAATCCAAGTGTCTAAATAATCAAAACATgacattttcattaataaatgtaGACAATAAATCTCAGGActgaattattattgaatactTTCTCCAAAAACTTACTTTGCTATTTCTGCCATTTCATATCCATTTGTAGCAGTTTCTTGTCCAGCTGATACTGCTGCCGTAATAAGTAACTTTTCCCGACTTCCGTCATATTCTTCATCAAACGCTTGTCGCAGTTCCTTTCAttttataagaaataaatgttgtattattgtattatattacatatatatGTATCAAAGTTAAGTTGTTTTAGTTGTGTAGTGTTTATTGAGAAAGCCTATATTACCTGTACAAGTAAAGTGAATCGTTGTTTATCAATTGCTGGACTACCACGTGCTGCTGGATATTCCCAGTCTAAATCAAGCCCGTCAAAATTCCTTTCTCTAAGATATGTTATAGATGTAGATATGAAATGCTGTCGATTGGCTGACGTAGAGACCATAGCCGAAAACGGTGCCACTCCAAAGTTCCATCCTCCAATCGCCAACAGAACTTTTAAATCTGTATTCTGATTCTTTAATTCGTTTACCTTTAAAAAGAAATAGTGGGCTAAGTTTTAAGTAAAATGTAGGGACGAATACCTGAAAGTGAAAGGCATTAATATTGGCTTCATGAGATTATTTAGGTATCACACAATACATTTTGTTAGAAAGTTTTATGTCAATTCATTTTATGTAATGATAATAGGTACCTTGGAATACATTCCTTGAGACCAATCTGTGTCGTCATCATTCCATTCAAATGGTATCAACTCATGTTGAGCATTCATGTTAGCGAATGAGTAAACGATATGAGTACAAAGATACGGGTCAATGTTGTCAGGAGTGAATGTACCAGAGCCCGCTCGATACTGCGCCCAGTTAGTATAGTAACATATCCTTTTATATGAAGACCCTATagataaacaaattattattatttgtagaaATAAGGTGTTATGCTGTTTTGGATAAATCAGAATACATGCACATGTTATATAAATCTTAAATCAATGTTCATTAACTTGcaattgtttaaattgtttataaattggATTCGTTCATTCAAAAATAGATTTGAGCAATTGCATATGATGGGTTTACCTTCGTCTGTGTGTCCATCATCATTAATAGTTGTGGTTTCTAAAGTTTCAGTTTCTTCTGTAATTTCTGATACTACAGGATCTTCTGTTGGGTttgtaatgacgtcattttcTAAATTAGTTTTGATAGCATTTAATAATGGATATTCTCCTTCGTTGCAGTGACTGTTGCTAAAGTCATCTAAATCAATTGCCCAAACTATCACACCACCGTATCTGTTTTCTTTTATCCAATCCATCTGTAATATAAAAGTATACGTTTTTAatagaattgtaaatttgtaataCAATGTTTTCGTCTCATAAGAATGAAGAATAATTTTAGTTCATGTACATCGACTGATTACCTTATTTGTTATACTTTGTATATCATCATATCCAACCCATTGATTACCATTGTAAGCATATGGTGATTGTAATACATCATCGAGTACAGAAGTTCCACCATTTTGTAAAAGATCACATATCTGTAGAATGTTTAATAGGTTTAATCAATATTACTCTACGTTACTGTAcacaaatatataaatccaatgACACTCATTAAATAGAAAGCTTTGATTATAATTAAACTATGTTTTCCCCTTTTAAGAATGGACTAACTTGTCTAATTTTCTCCCAAGTC contains:
- the LOC140050990 gene encoding acidic mammalian chitinase-like, with product MDWIKENRYGGVIVWAIDLDDFSNSHCNEGEYPLLNAIKTNLENDVITNPTEDPVVSEITEETETLETTTINDDGHTDEGSSYKRICYYTNWAQYRAGSGTFTPDNIDPYLCTHIVYSFANMNAQHELIPFEWNDDDTDWSQGMYSKVNELKNQNTDLKVLLAIGGWNFGVAPFSAMVSTSANRQHFISTSITYLRERNFDGLDLDWEYPAARGSPAIDKQRFTLLVQELRQAFDEEYDGSREKLLITAAVSAGQETATNGYEMAEIAK
- the LOC140052608 gene encoding chitinase-3-like protein 1; the encoded protein is MSYDLHGSWESQTGHHSALFAPPGQDQTTTVSYAATMWSDGGVPGNKLMIGIGTYGRSFTLSTSATGLGAPTNGGGTPGTYTGEAGFMAYYEVSIFTCAGE